In Candidatus Kryptonium sp., the following are encoded in one genomic region:
- a CDS encoding FAD-dependent oxidoreductase: MEIVIIGNSIAGVSAVREIRKWDKKSSITVISKESLDPTMPYYSPVVLPYYIEGTLSKENLFSIRADFYKEMNVKLVLGERVIGVEPKEKVVLTDKGRYFYDKLLIASGASPRVLDIPGARNKRVYVLRTYEDAEKIKKDNSKEVVIIGGGPVGVESALALLHFKEKITIIEIAPYILNTVFSKTVSEMIENQLVSNGIEILKNEEPLEITGNPVKSVKTNKRKIKCSSVIMGVGVVPNTDFVKDVLKLGPRNGIIVDERMKTSEPDIYAAGDCVELRSLIDETIRPFPVWPNAYETGKVAGSNIAGCDMTYEGGVRVNALNVFNKIYFSIGNVYDESKALRKIERNGGIEIYYFEGERLIGVELVGDVKPAGLIKQVMKRKIQFDIDKIESLNQLFEVIAPLHKPSLLFTKNFV, translated from the coding sequence ATGGAAATTGTGATAATTGGAAATAGTATTGCTGGTGTTTCTGCCGTTCGTGAAATTAGAAAGTGGGATAAAAAAAGCTCAATAACTGTTATTTCCAAGGAGTCCCTTGATCCAACGATGCCGTATTATTCGCCCGTGGTTCTTCCTTATTACATAGAAGGCACTTTGTCAAAGGAAAATTTATTTTCAATTCGTGCAGATTTTTACAAGGAGATGAATGTAAAGTTAGTTCTTGGCGAAAGAGTCATTGGGGTTGAACCAAAAGAGAAAGTTGTTTTGACTGATAAGGGTAGATATTTCTATGATAAACTTTTGATAGCAAGTGGAGCTTCGCCACGAGTTTTGGATATTCCTGGAGCAAGGAATAAAAGAGTTTATGTTTTGCGAACATATGAAGATGCAGAAAAAATTAAGAAAGATAACTCAAAGGAAGTAGTTATTATCGGAGGTGGACCTGTTGGGGTTGAGTCAGCACTTGCACTTTTACATTTCAAGGAAAAAATAACAATAATTGAAATTGCACCTTACATATTAAATACCGTGTTTAGCAAAACCGTCTCTGAGATGATAGAAAATCAGCTTGTCAGCAATGGAATTGAGATTTTAAAAAATGAAGAACCACTTGAAATAACGGGCAATCCTGTTAAGTCGGTTAAAACTAATAAACGAAAGATAAAATGTTCATCTGTGATAATGGGCGTTGGTGTTGTGCCGAATACCGATTTCGTCAAAGATGTTTTGAAGCTCGGACCAAGAAATGGAATTATTGTTGACGAAAGGATGAAAACATCGGAACCGGATATTTATGCAGCTGGTGATTGTGTTGAGCTAAGAAGCTTGATTGATGAGACCATAAGACCTTTTCCAGTTTGGCCGAATGCCTATGAAACTGGTAAAGTTGCAGGTTCTAACATAGCAGGTTGTGATATGACTTATGAGGGTGGAGTAAGGGTTAACGCTTTAAATGTTTTTAATAAAATTTATTTTTCAATTGGAAATGTTTATGATGAAAGCAAGGCGTTGAGAAAGATAGAAAGAAACGGGGGAATTGAGATTTATTATTTTGAAGGTGAAAGGTTGATCGGCGTGGAGTTGGTTGGCGATGTTAAACCTGCCGGGCTAATAAAGCAGGTGATGAAAAGGAAAATTCAGTTTGACATAGATAAAATTGAAAGTTTGAACCAGCTTTTTGAAGTAATAGCACCTTTGCATAAGCCGAGTTTACTCTTTACAAAAAACTTCGTTTGA
- a CDS encoding GNAT family N-acetyltransferase yields the protein MKVSLFEKVETKEFSMQEVDSILKFQDELRKRGNYSFFCEKVFIDILKEIQTSGTLFGRVAYLDEEIVGFIFGDTQPKWYRGRECAWLIAIVVHPDYRRQGIGKRLLVEFLDKVRELGLKKICTVAEFTDEETLSFLQKMGFKRGKFVQLEKQI from the coding sequence TTGAAAGTTAGCCTTTTTGAAAAAGTTGAAACGAAAGAATTTTCTATGCAAGAAGTTGATAGCATTTTAAAATTTCAAGATGAATTGAGAAAAAGAGGAAACTATAGCTTCTTCTGCGAGAAAGTATTTATTGACATCTTGAAAGAGATCCAAACATCTGGAACTTTGTTTGGTAGAGTTGCATATCTTGATGAAGAAATTGTTGGTTTTATTTTTGGTGATACGCAACCGAAGTGGTATCGAGGTCGTGAATGTGCTTGGTTAATTGCTATCGTTGTTCATCCCGATTACAGACGGCAAGGGATCGGCAAGCGACTTCTTGTTGAATTTCTTGACAAGGTGAGAGAGCTTGGATTGAAAAAGATTTGCACTGTTGCTGAATTTACCGACGAAGAGACTTTATCCTTTTTGCAGAAAATGGGATTTAAAAGAGGGAAATTTGTTCAATTGGAAAAACAAATATAG
- a CDS encoding hydrogenase small subunit — translation MERQETFYEAVRRNGISRRDFLRFCLLTTAYLGLEASMFSKVVRALESKPRLPVFWLNFAACTCCTESLIKSSHPLITDVILSIISLDYMETIQAAAGHQAEEIVWEGIKKNFGNYVLAVEGSVPTKDGGIYCTVGGMTALEYLRKASQGAKAIISVGSCSSFGCVTTAHPNPTGCKPIYKLITDKPVVNIPGCPPIAEVIVGTIVHLLTFDTLPELDSLRRPKVFYGQRIHDKCYRRAFFDAGMFVEKFDDEGARKGWCLYKVGCRGPVAYNACSVVKWNEGTSFPIQSGHPCIGCSEPDYWDKRPLYQHVADVPLPGFATADDIGKGFAIGVAVATGAHLVASIVKKAVQKSKESKEGKVEEKKQKEE, via the coding sequence ATGGAGAGGCAAGAAACATTCTATGAAGCGGTGAGAAGAAATGGTATCTCAAGGCGTGATTTTTTGAGGTTTTGTCTTTTGACAACCGCATATCTTGGGCTTGAGGCAAGTATGTTTTCAAAAGTTGTTCGCGCCCTTGAATCAAAACCGCGTCTGCCGGTTTTCTGGCTTAACTTTGCAGCTTGTACATGTTGCACTGAATCATTGATAAAGTCATCGCATCCTTTGATTACCGATGTAATTTTGAGTATTATATCTCTTGATTATATGGAGACAATTCAAGCTGCAGCTGGTCATCAGGCGGAGGAAATCGTTTGGGAGGGGATCAAGAAAAATTTTGGAAACTATGTCCTCGCGGTGGAAGGTTCAGTTCCAACCAAAGACGGGGGAATTTATTGTACTGTTGGCGGGATGACAGCGCTTGAATATCTAAGAAAAGCGTCTCAAGGAGCTAAAGCAATAATTTCAGTTGGTTCTTGTTCATCGTTTGGATGTGTGACAACAGCTCATCCGAATCCAACTGGTTGTAAACCAATTTATAAGTTAATTACTGATAAACCTGTTGTAAATATCCCAGGTTGCCCGCCAATAGCTGAGGTAATTGTTGGAACAATAGTTCATCTTTTAACATTTGATACGCTTCCAGAGCTTGATTCTTTAAGGAGACCTAAAGTTTTTTATGGCCAAAGAATTCACGACAAGTGTTATCGTAGGGCTTTCTTTGACGCTGGTATGTTTGTTGAAAAGTTTGATGATGAAGGAGCAAGGAAAGGTTGGTGTCTATATAAAGTTGGATGTAGAGGACCTGTAGCCTACAATGCCTGTTCTGTCGTGAAGTGGAATGAAGGGACAAGTTTTCCGATTCAATCTGGTCATCCTTGTATTGGATGTTCAGAGCCAGATTACTGGGATAAGAGACCTCTTTATCAGCATGTTGCTGATGTCCCATTGCCAGGATTTGCAACAGCCGATGATATTGGCAAGGGGTTTGCAATAGGCGTTGCAGTTGCAACTGGAGCTCATCTTGTGGCATCAATTGTTAAGAAAGCGGTGCAAAAATCAAAGGAATCAAAAGAAGGAAAAGTTGAAGAAAAGAAACAAAAGGAGGAATGA
- a CDS encoding nickel-dependent hydrogenase large subunit, with the protein MAQRVVIDPMTRIEGHLRVQAIVDGNVVKDASCTSALFRGIEIILRDRDPREAWAIAERICGVCTLVHAVTSVRAVEDALKIRIPKNANLIRNIMIATLYIHDHVVHFYHLHALDWVDVVSALKANPKATAELAQKISNWPKSSVGYFTDVQNRLKKFVESGQLGIFANAYWGHPGYKLPPEANLLAVAHYIEALNWQKEIVKIHAVFGGKNPHPNLIVGGMPCSINLNHPDAINVDKLALVKSKIEEAEQIVEQLYYPDLLAIMSFYKEWAKWGGGVSKKGVLDYGEFPEDTGDIHTILKTNRWKGGVVLDGNLNEVHEVDPTDPEQIQEYVAYSWYDYSKGDKIAFHPWDGETNPKYTGPTPPWEFLDMDKKYSWMKAPRWRGKPMEGGPLARTIIALAHKDEEVKFYVDEALKKLGLPFDAMYSTLGRTIARGIETRRSVTILKKLYDELIANIKAGDYQTANMEKWEPEKWPKGEIKGVGTYAAPRGALAHWVKIKDGKITNYQAVVATTWNGSPRDAMGQRGPMEEALVGVPIVDPHKPLEILRVIHSFDPCLACSTHVLDVNGNEITKVEIL; encoded by the coding sequence ATGGCACAAAGAGTTGTAATAGATCCAATGACCCGAATTGAGGGTCACCTCAGAGTGCAAGCGATAGTTGATGGAAATGTTGTAAAAGACGCATCCTGCACAAGCGCTCTTTTCAGAGGAATTGAGATAATTTTGCGTGATAGAGATCCGCGTGAAGCGTGGGCAATTGCAGAAAGAATTTGTGGCGTCTGCACTCTTGTCCATGCTGTTACATCTGTTAGAGCGGTTGAAGATGCTTTAAAGATAAGAATACCGAAGAATGCAAACTTGATAAGAAATATAATGATTGCTACGCTTTATATTCACGATCATGTGGTTCATTTTTATCATCTTCATGCTCTTGATTGGGTTGATGTTGTTTCAGCTTTAAAAGCCAATCCGAAGGCAACCGCAGAACTTGCTCAAAAAATTTCAAACTGGCCAAAGTCATCAGTTGGATATTTCACAGATGTTCAGAATCGCTTGAAAAAGTTTGTTGAATCAGGTCAGCTCGGAATTTTTGCAAATGCGTATTGGGGTCATCCTGGATATAAACTCCCACCAGAAGCGAATCTTTTAGCAGTTGCTCACTATATTGAAGCTTTGAACTGGCAGAAGGAAATTGTGAAAATTCACGCTGTATTTGGTGGAAAGAATCCGCATCCGAATCTTATTGTTGGAGGAATGCCTTGCTCAATCAACTTAAATCATCCAGACGCAATTAATGTTGATAAACTTGCGCTTGTTAAATCAAAAATTGAGGAAGCTGAGCAGATAGTTGAACAACTTTATTATCCAGATTTGCTTGCTATAATGTCGTTCTACAAAGAATGGGCGAAGTGGGGTGGAGGTGTAAGCAAAAAAGGAGTCCTTGATTATGGTGAATTTCCGGAAGATACCGGTGATATACACACTATTTTGAAAACGAACAGATGGAAAGGTGGTGTAGTTCTTGATGGAAACTTAAATGAGGTTCATGAAGTTGATCCAACCGATCCTGAACAAATTCAAGAGTATGTCGCTTATTCTTGGTATGACTATTCAAAAGGTGATAAAATTGCATTTCATCCTTGGGATGGTGAGACAAATCCAAAATATACTGGGCCGACTCCGCCTTGGGAATTTCTTGATATGGATAAAAAGTATTCATGGATGAAAGCACCGCGCTGGCGTGGGAAACCAATGGAAGGTGGACCTCTTGCGAGAACTATAATTGCGCTTGCACATAAAGATGAAGAAGTTAAATTCTATGTTGATGAAGCTTTAAAAAAACTCGGGCTTCCGTTTGATGCTATGTATTCAACACTTGGTAGAACTATTGCGAGGGGAATTGAGACGAGAAGATCAGTAACTATATTGAAAAAACTTTACGATGAACTTATAGCAAATATCAAAGCAGGTGACTATCAAACCGCAAATATGGAGAAATGGGAACCTGAAAAATGGCCAAAAGGCGAAATTAAAGGAGTCGGAACTTACGCAGCACCTCGTGGAGCACTCGCACATTGGGTCAAAATCAAAGATGGCAAAATTACAAATTATCAAGCTGTGGTTGCGACAACTTGGAATGGTTCGCCGCGTGATGCTATGGGTCAGCGCGGTCCTATGGAAGAAGCTTTAGTCGGTGTGCCGATTGTTGATCCGCATAAGCCACTTGAAATTTTAAGAGTTATTCACTCGTTTGATCCTTGCCTTGCTTGTTCAACGCATGTTTTAGATGTAAATGGTAATGAGATAACTAAAGTTGAAATTTTATAA
- the cybH gene encoding Ni/Fe-hydrogenase, b-type cytochrome subunit, producing MRANQVYRVETECVTRYYVWDAVVRISHWLNVIVLGILIFTGFYISTPFYRPTADEPFGASVMATMKNLHFLSAIIFTLNGLFRAYWFFAGNTYRQWFRFHIWKADFWKEAWWKLKDYVTLRYTDYELHTLGHNTLATLIYVLIFFAASVQGLTGFAMAGKINPGGFFDTLFGWVIPLFGGEANVRMIHKLIMWGIIGFMIHHISFVIYLEVFREKGMLSSMITGLKTRPLGWEPIEKPWEKKEK from the coding sequence ATGCGAGCAAATCAAGTATATAGAGTTGAAACTGAGTGTGTTACAAGATATTATGTTTGGGATGCCGTTGTCAGAATAAGCCATTGGCTTAATGTTATTGTGCTGGGGATTTTGATTTTCACAGGTTTTTACATCAGCACACCTTTTTATAGACCAACTGCTGATGAACCATTTGGTGCAAGCGTAATGGCAACGATGAAAAATTTACACTTTTTATCTGCAATTATCTTTACTTTGAATGGGTTATTTCGTGCATATTGGTTCTTCGCTGGTAATACATATCGTCAGTGGTTTAGGTTTCACATTTGGAAGGCTGACTTCTGGAAAGAAGCATGGTGGAAGCTGAAAGATTATGTGACATTGAGATATACTGATTATGAGCTTCACACTCTCGGTCATAACACGCTTGCGACATTGATCTATGTCCTTATCTTTTTTGCTGCATCTGTTCAGGGATTAACTGGTTTTGCGATGGCAGGGAAAATCAATCCAGGTGGATTTTTTGATACGCTGTTTGGATGGGTCATACCCTTATTTGGTGGTGAAGCAAATGTCAGAATGATACATAAATTGATAATGTGGGGAATAATTGGATTTATGATTCATCACATAAGTTTTGTGATTTATCTTGAAGTTTTTCGCGAAAAGGGAATGCTTTCATCTATGATAACTGGGTTAAAAACAAGACCTCTTGGTTGGGAGCCAATTGAAAAACCGTGGGAGAAAAAAGAAAAATGA
- a CDS encoding HyaD/HybD family hydrogenase maturation endopeptidase: protein MKICVLGVGNPLLGDDGFGIEVVKKLKNEIGESPDIEIIDGGSLGIYLLPYLEDKTHLIVVDIINFGGKPGEIVKLKLDEIPAFLGLKVSEHQITFHEVIALMNFLEVKPVEGFLIGVQPKRSEWGEKISNEVEEAIDIVVSEVKKQIEIWKCNQT, encoded by the coding sequence ATGAAAATTTGTGTCCTCGGCGTGGGAAATCCATTGCTCGGTGATGATGGCTTTGGAATTGAAGTTGTAAAAAAATTAAAAAATGAAATTGGGGAGTCACCAGATATTGAAATTATTGATGGTGGCTCCCTTGGTATTTATCTTCTGCCCTATCTTGAAGATAAAACACATCTTATCGTCGTTGATATAATTAACTTCGGTGGAAAACCAGGGGAAATTGTAAAACTAAAACTTGATGAAATCCCTGCTTTCCTCGGATTAAAAGTATCGGAACATCAGATAACATTTCATGAGGTCATTGCTTTGATGAATTTTCTTGAAGTTAAACCTGTTGAAGGTTTTTTAATAGGTGTCCAACCAAAGAGAAGCGAATGGGGCGAGAAAATTAGCAACGAAGTTGAAGAGGCAATTGATATAGTGGTAAGCGAAGTTAAAAAACAAATAGAAATATGGAAATGCAATCAAACTTAA
- a CDS encoding hydrogenase expression/formation protein, with product MQSNLINAFYLLNEIKHALIELKDKGVAKTINLSNFPLSYEEASFLDETLGRGKIKIIYEGSELTVWQESKIAGVWWGEYRNSNGKIVLRTIEITFYPELAKSQVEDIEDAIKDLEQILSSSHPSYL from the coding sequence ATGCAATCAAACTTAATAAATGCGTTTTATCTCCTGAACGAGATTAAACATGCTCTAATTGAGCTTAAAGATAAAGGCGTGGCAAAGACGATAAACTTGAGTAATTTTCCTCTTTCTTATGAAGAAGCAAGTTTTCTTGATGAAACGCTCGGCAGAGGTAAAATCAAAATCATCTATGAGGGTTCGGAATTAACGGTCTGGCAAGAGAGCAAAATCGCGGGCGTTTGGTGGGGAGAATATAGAAATTCAAATGGGAAAATAGTTTTACGAACGATTGAAATCACTTTTTATCCTGAACTTGCTAAATCTCAAGTTGAAGATATTGAAGACGCAATAAAAGATCTTGAACAAATTCTTTCATCATCTCATCCATCCTACCTATGA
- a CDS encoding biotin/lipoyl-binding protein — protein MKKQQTGLYMKLNVNDLSLEIDIKKTNPNKFEVKIGDNQHKVEILNITDNQITILIGNRVFTFNFALSEDSIILSDSLNDYHCKATSKYQEIINSYRSTSSGEAKKEKLLKSPMPGLITKIFVKPGTKIKVGDKLLILEAMKMENEIRSDLDGVVEEVLVNEGTAVEKGSSLLKISTN, from the coding sequence GTGAAAAAACAACAAACAGGCTTGTATATGAAGTTAAATGTTAATGATTTAAGCCTTGAAATTGACATCAAGAAAACCAATCCAAACAAATTTGAAGTGAAAATAGGGGATAACCAGCACAAGGTTGAAATCCTCAACATCACAGATAATCAAATCACCATCCTGATAGGGAACAGGGTATTTACATTTAATTTCGCTCTAAGCGAGGATTCAATAATTTTAAGTGATTCGCTAAACGACTATCATTGTAAAGCTACAAGCAAATATCAAGAGATCATAAATTCCTACCGTAGCACCTCCTCCGGCGAAGCTAAAAAAGAAAAACTTCTCAAATCACCTATGCCCGGGTTGATAACAAAGATCTTTGTCAAGCCCGGGACAAAAATCAAAGTTGGCGATAAGCTCTTGATCCTTGAAGCGATGAAGATGGAGAACGAGATAAGAAGTGATTTAGATGGAGTGGTTGAAGAAGTTTTGGTTAATGAAGGAACCGCAGTAGAAAAAGGATCTTCACTTCTAAAAATTTCTACAAACTAA
- a CDS encoding outer membrane protein transport protein, whose amino-acid sequence MRFILYWLIIAIVFSNFIFAGGFQINEHGARATGMGGAFVTSYAPISIFYNPAGLVYLKGTNLSIGTTLIFPSARFRGPYQFNTTAETKMVKQVFYPSNLYLTHTFDNGLAFGIGVFNPYGLGSKWPDNWVGRAITVESDLKTFYINPTVAYKFSEDLSIGAGFNFVYSTVTLTRKITTFNPEVDVKLSGDGTGMGFNVGWLLKLDPVSVGFSYRSQVKVDFSGTADFKKPAALNALLPGGNIKTSVEMPDIVLAGVGFSTESVTLEFAYQFTRWSLYDVVEIDFEKETTAQRDQKLERYYKDASIYRAGLEYRFENIALRGGIAYDRNPISDKYLEPSLPDSDRWIFTVGAGYTMGNLTIDLGYMFVRFKQREVIGTIVGFDGVYNSSAHLLGINFSYKLF is encoded by the coding sequence ATGCGATTTATTCTTTATTGGCTTATTATAGCCATAGTCTTTTCAAATTTTATATTCGCTGGTGGATTTCAAATTAATGAGCATGGCGCAAGAGCTACTGGAATGGGAGGTGCCTTTGTGACTTCATACGCTCCGATTAGTATTTTTTACAATCCAGCTGGTTTGGTTTATCTAAAGGGAACGAATTTATCAATTGGAACGACGCTTATATTCCCATCAGCAAGATTTCGTGGACCGTATCAGTTCAATACGACTGCAGAGACAAAAATGGTTAAACAAGTTTTTTATCCAAGCAATCTTTATTTGACACATACCTTTGATAATGGACTTGCATTTGGAATTGGGGTTTTTAATCCGTATGGGCTTGGTTCAAAATGGCCAGATAACTGGGTTGGTCGTGCTATAACTGTTGAATCCGATCTTAAAACATTTTACATCAATCCAACCGTTGCATACAAATTTTCAGAGGATCTTTCAATCGGTGCGGGGTTTAATTTTGTCTATAGCACTGTGACTTTGACGAGAAAAATTACAACATTCAATCCAGAAGTTGATGTCAAACTTTCTGGTGATGGAACAGGGATGGGATTCAATGTGGGTTGGTTATTGAAGCTTGATCCGGTTTCAGTTGGATTTTCTTATCGTTCGCAAGTCAAGGTTGATTTCTCAGGGACTGCTGATTTTAAAAAGCCAGCGGCTTTGAATGCTCTCTTACCGGGAGGAAATATAAAAACAAGCGTTGAAATGCCAGATATTGTTCTTGCAGGTGTTGGATTTTCAACCGAGAGCGTGACGCTTGAATTTGCATATCAATTTACGAGATGGTCGTTATATGATGTTGTTGAGATTGACTTTGAAAAAGAAACGACAGCCCAAAGGGATCAGAAACTTGAAAGATATTACAAGGATGCTTCAATTTACAGAGCAGGGCTTGAATATCGCTTTGAAAACATTGCGTTAAGAGGTGGAATTGCTTACGATCGGAATCCAATTAGCGACAAGTATCTTGAGCCATCTTTGCCAGATTCAGATAGATGGATATTTACAGTTGGCGCTGGATATACAATGGGCAATTTAACGATTGATCTTGGATATATGTTCGTTAGATTTAAACAGAGAGAAGTGATAGGGACGATCGTTGGATTTGACGGGGTTTATAATAGCAGTGCCCATCTTCTTGGCATAAACTTTTCTTATAAACTTTTTTAA
- a CDS encoding SGNH/GDSL hydrolase family protein produces the protein MRKNFRFPKILSIALVFIIAVIFYACEDFSEVGTPPTLGTQIDFSRVVAIGNSITAGYQDGALFEGAQQYSYPNLIVQQINKTFGTNITFVQPLIAEPGFGTRLRLTSLTPLQIQSQPVTGSPRNSAHAAPFNNLAVPGAILFDMFDTTDYTAKAGPPRNNPFFQIVLRSRTLGPTMFHQARALNPTFVFFWMGNNDVLGYASSGGTRGTDPTGKLPTPEATFQLLFRRSLDSLLRINTTVRIAVANIPDVTVIPFFTTVPWFVVDPNTGQPVRDAQGNLIPLTGVKGGTPRPLGPGDLVLLPASQLISTGYGLPPVPPFNQLPNAGKPLPDDVVLDASEVNIARTAIQRYNFIIDTVIASSARAGRVVKVDIFSKLNEVKAQGLEIAGFKFTTDFITGGLFSLDGIHPSTRGHAIIANEFIKAINGKFGSNIPLIDVMSLPGIQLPTSGNIVGKYQIPKVPAEVWKNVVELFTAR, from the coding sequence ATGAGAAAAAACTTTAGGTTTCCAAAAATTCTCTCAATTGCTCTCGTTTTTATCATTGCTGTTATCTTTTATGCTTGTGAGGACTTTTCGGAAGTTGGAACTCCACCGACGCTTGGAACGCAAATTGATTTTTCAAGGGTTGTGGCAATCGGAAACTCAATTACAGCTGGATATCAAGATGGTGCATTGTTTGAGGGAGCGCAACAGTATTCTTATCCGAATTTGATAGTTCAGCAAATTAACAAAACCTTTGGAACAAACATCACATTCGTTCAACCGTTGATCGCTGAACCCGGATTTGGAACGAGATTGCGTCTGACTTCACTCACACCACTTCAAATTCAATCACAGCCTGTTACAGGTTCCCCAAGAAATTCAGCTCATGCTGCTCCATTTAATAATCTCGCTGTTCCCGGTGCAATCCTTTTTGATATGTTTGATACAACCGATTACACAGCAAAAGCAGGACCGCCAAGAAATAACCCATTTTTCCAAATTGTTTTGAGAAGCAGAACACTTGGACCAACGATGTTTCATCAAGCGAGAGCGTTGAACCCAACTTTTGTATTTTTCTGGATGGGGAACAATGATGTCCTTGGTTATGCTTCAAGTGGTGGGACAAGAGGAACTGATCCAACTGGGAAACTTCCAACCCCTGAAGCAACTTTCCAACTCTTATTCAGGCGCTCACTTGATTCACTTCTTAGAATTAACACGACTGTGAGAATTGCTGTCGCTAATATCCCCGATGTCACTGTGATTCCTTTCTTTACAACAGTTCCATGGTTTGTAGTTGATCCAAATACTGGTCAGCCAGTTCGTGATGCACAAGGGAATTTAATACCTTTAACTGGTGTAAAAGGAGGAACTCCACGACCGCTTGGACCTGGGGATCTTGTTCTTTTACCAGCAAGCCAATTAATTTCTACAGGTTATGGGCTTCCACCTGTTCCTCCATTCAATCAACTTCCAAACGCTGGAAAACCATTGCCTGATGATGTTGTTCTTGATGCAAGTGAAGTTAATATTGCAAGAACTGCGATTCAGAGATATAATTTTATAATTGATACAGTCATCGCTAGCTCAGCAAGAGCTGGAAGAGTTGTTAAGGTTGATATCTTCTCAAAGTTGAATGAAGTTAAAGCACAAGGGCTTGAGATTGCAGGATTCAAGTTCACAACGGACTTTATAACTGGTGGACTTTTCAGCTTAGATGGGATTCATCCGTCAACTCGCGGTCATGCGATAATTGCAAATGAATTTATTAAAGCAATAAACGGCAAATTTGGTTCAAATATCCCGTTAATTGATGTTATGTCATTGCCCGGGATTCAATTGCCAACATCTGGCAATATCGTTGGGAAGTATCAAATCCCGAAAGTCCCTGCCGAAGTATGGAAAAATGTTGTTGAACTCTTTACCGCAAGATAA
- the plsY gene encoding glycerol-3-phosphate 1-O-acyltransferase PlsY, translating into MLNLALIILFSYLAGSIPTSIIVSKLVKGIDIRNYGSGNPGGTNVIRVVGLGWGIFVILFDAFKGFFATYFIAKWFYTETMFLNLTTVQIIAGCFAVVGHMWTIFAGFRGGKGVSTSAGMLLGIAPLDFLIVFLVFIIIVGLTRYVSLGSITSAISFPFVIIFTEKVLKLEHNDFLTLLIFGTVLAVLIVYRHKSNIKRLLSGTENKISFSKKP; encoded by the coding sequence GTGCTTAATCTCGCTTTGATAATTCTTTTCAGCTATCTCGCAGGTTCAATTCCAACAAGCATAATCGTTAGTAAACTTGTCAAGGGAATTGATATAAGAAACTATGGAAGTGGAAACCCAGGTGGGACAAATGTCATAAGAGTTGTGGGATTGGGTTGGGGAATTTTCGTTATCTTGTTTGATGCATTTAAGGGATTCTTTGCAACTTATTTTATAGCTAAATGGTTTTATACCGAAACAATGTTTTTGAATTTAACAACTGTTCAAATAATAGCGGGATGTTTTGCTGTGGTCGGGCATATGTGGACTATATTTGCAGGATTCAGAGGCGGAAAAGGTGTAAGCACATCTGCAGGAATGTTGCTTGGGATTGCTCCACTTGATTTTTTGATCGTTTTTTTAGTTTTTATCATAATCGTTGGATTAACAAGATATGTCTCGCTTGGTTCAATTACTTCAGCCATATCTTTTCCGTTTGTGATCATCTTTACTGAGAAGGTTTTAAAATTAGAGCATAATGACTTTCTCACTCTTTTGATCTTCGGAACTGTGCTTGCGGTTCTTATAGTTTATCGTCATAAAAGCAACATTAAGCGTTTACTCTCTGGGACGGAGAACAAGATAAGTTTCAGTAAAAAGCCATGA